A window of the Synechococcus sp. M16.1 genome harbors these coding sequences:
- a CDS encoding alpha/beta fold hydrolase, giving the protein MKTLLDQLRPALLDPQAESLAAEVQWWTLPGLGVDDPFPVAVLGHGAPLLLLHGFDSSFLEYRRLAPLLADRFQLFIPDLFGFGFSPRPRGLTYGPEAVLRHLDALLERLPTDAPLSLIGASMGGSVAVELARRHPERVASLLLLAPAGLTGRPMPVPPLLDRFGAWFLGRPGVRRGLCRQAFADPDADVGAPEEQIASLHLQCPGWAEALAAFARSGGFAGCGDPLPSQSLHVIWGDNDRILRAPQKQALQALLDQPVETFPSCGHLPHIDQPRKVAERCQALLNHG; this is encoded by the coding sequence TTGAAGACGCTTCTGGATCAATTGCGGCCGGCTCTGCTTGACCCGCAGGCCGAGTCCCTGGCCGCTGAGGTGCAGTGGTGGACGTTGCCAGGTCTGGGTGTGGATGATCCGTTCCCGGTGGCGGTGCTTGGCCATGGCGCTCCGTTGTTGTTGCTGCATGGTTTCGACAGCAGTTTTCTCGAATACCGGCGCCTGGCTCCCCTCCTGGCCGATCGCTTTCAGCTGTTCATCCCCGACCTGTTCGGTTTTGGTTTTTCGCCGCGTCCCCGGGGCCTGACCTACGGGCCAGAGGCTGTGTTGCGGCATCTCGATGCCCTGCTGGAGCGGCTCCCCACAGACGCTCCCCTGAGCCTGATCGGGGCCTCCATGGGAGGGTCAGTAGCCGTGGAGCTGGCCCGGCGTCATCCCGAGCGTGTGGCTTCTCTGCTGCTGCTGGCTCCTGCCGGTCTCACGGGGCGTCCGATGCCTGTTCCGCCCCTGTTGGATCGTTTTGGTGCCTGGTTCCTGGGGCGTCCTGGTGTGCGGCGTGGTCTTTGTCGCCAGGCTTTCGCTGATCCCGATGCGGATGTGGGTGCTCCGGAAGAGCAAATCGCCTCGTTGCACCTGCAATGCCCCGGCTGGGCGGAGGCCTTGGCGGCCTTCGCACGCAGTGGTGGATTCGCCGGATGTGGGGATCCCCTGCCCTCCCAATCACTGCACGTGATTTGGGGTGACAACGATCGGATTCTGCGTGCCCCGCAGAAGCAGGCGCTTCAGGCCTTGCTGGATCAGCCTGTGGAGACCTTCCCCTCCTGCGGCCATCTCCCCCATATCGATCAGCCCCGCAAGGTGGCTGAGCGGTGTCAGGCGCTGTTGAACCATGGCTGA
- a CDS encoding iron-containing alcohol dehydrogenase family protein: protein MVRSISSHSIAPASVLRGDGAWDEALPQIKSLCSRQLVLGRSASTADQRQRLVSDLLAHGLQPLQAQLQFDCCEQDLQRVAAEAQGCDAVLAAGGGKVLDAGKLLAHRLSLPCITVPLSASTCAGWTALSNIYSPQGAFEGDVALDRCPDLLVFDHGLVRQAPPRTLASGVADALAKWYEASVSSGDSSDGLVQQAVQMARVLRDQLLIDSLTALKDPDSEAWVRTAEACALTAGVMGGLGGSRCRTVAAHAVHNGLTQLEACHHVLHGEKVGFGILVQLRLEERLGGNRLAGQAHRQLLPLLRQLGLPVSLDDLCLAQASLSELQEVCRFACREGSDLHHLPFAVTPGALLEALVGAAELSPSSL from the coding sequence ATGGTTCGATCCATCTCGTCCCACTCGATTGCCCCCGCCAGCGTCTTGCGGGGGGATGGAGCCTGGGATGAGGCCTTGCCTCAGATCAAATCCCTCTGTTCACGTCAGCTGGTGCTGGGCCGCAGTGCCTCCACTGCCGATCAGCGACAGCGTTTGGTGTCGGATCTCTTGGCCCATGGGCTCCAACCTCTTCAGGCTCAGCTTCAGTTCGACTGCTGTGAGCAGGATCTCCAGAGGGTGGCTGCTGAAGCCCAGGGCTGTGACGCCGTTCTGGCTGCCGGGGGCGGAAAAGTGCTGGACGCCGGTAAGTTGCTGGCCCATCGCCTTTCCCTGCCCTGCATCACCGTTCCACTGAGCGCCTCTACATGTGCTGGCTGGACGGCTCTCTCCAACATCTATTCCCCTCAGGGTGCTTTCGAAGGGGATGTGGCCCTTGATCGCTGTCCTGATCTTCTTGTCTTCGATCACGGCCTGGTGCGCCAGGCCCCACCCCGCACGCTGGCCAGTGGTGTCGCTGATGCCCTGGCCAAGTGGTACGAAGCCTCGGTGAGCAGCGGCGACAGCAGCGATGGTCTGGTGCAGCAGGCCGTGCAGATGGCACGGGTGCTGCGCGATCAATTGCTGATCGACAGCCTCACGGCGCTGAAGGATCCAGATAGTGAAGCCTGGGTGCGCACCGCCGAAGCCTGTGCTCTCACTGCTGGCGTGATGGGAGGACTGGGCGGTTCCCGTTGCCGCACTGTTGCGGCCCATGCCGTTCACAACGGCCTCACCCAGCTGGAGGCCTGTCACCACGTTCTGCATGGCGAGAAGGTGGGCTTCGGAATTCTTGTGCAGCTCCGCCTGGAGGAACGTCTGGGCGGCAACCGGCTTGCAGGCCAGGCACACCGCCAGCTGTTGCCGCTGCTGCGGCAGCTTGGTTTGCCTGTCAGCCTTGATGATCTGTGTCTGGCGCAGGCCAGCCTCAGTGAGTTGCAGGAGGTGTGCCGCTTCGCCTGCCGCGAGGGTTCCGATCTGCATCATTTGCCTTTCGCTGTGACGCCTGGTGCTTTGCTGGAGGCCCTTGTGGGCGCTGCCGAACTCAGCCCCAGCAGCCTTTGA
- the cdaA gene encoding diadenylate cyclase CdaA: MNVLAVVDPRLVLDVLFASSIGFLLFSRVNEQRTLWLLRGWLFLVAMAWFVQRFANLPLTTKLVDALVMACSLSLAILWQGELRRLMELLGTGRLAVLLGNPQKEFSASAGTVSQITEAAGRLSQLRRGALIVVDLGSDLRPEDFLNPGIPIGAVLSRELMLNLFAADTPLHDGAVLVRGNRIESAGVILPLSRDSVSRFGTRHLAALGITERFDRCICIVVSEETGTLSLANQGKLERPITSSRLQELLRELFSTAESMPPARRTVGSAPSESLS; this comes from the coding sequence GTGAACGTGTTGGCGGTGGTGGATCCGCGCCTTGTGCTCGACGTTCTCTTTGCCTCTTCCATCGGCTTTCTGCTTTTTTCCCGCGTCAACGAGCAGCGCACCCTCTGGCTGCTCCGGGGATGGTTGTTTCTGGTGGCGATGGCCTGGTTCGTCCAGCGCTTCGCCAACCTGCCCCTCACCACAAAGCTGGTGGACGCGCTCGTCATGGCCTGTTCGCTCTCCCTGGCCATCCTTTGGCAAGGGGAGCTGCGGCGTCTGATGGAACTACTGGGCACCGGCCGTCTGGCCGTGTTGCTGGGCAATCCCCAGAAAGAGTTCAGCGCTTCGGCAGGCACCGTCAGCCAGATCACCGAGGCGGCGGGCCGGCTGTCGCAGTTGCGGCGTGGGGCCCTGATTGTGGTGGACCTGGGCAGCGACCTGAGGCCTGAGGACTTTCTCAATCCCGGCATCCCCATTGGTGCGGTGCTGAGTCGCGAGCTGATGCTCAACCTGTTCGCCGCCGACACCCCCCTCCACGACGGTGCCGTGCTGGTGCGGGGCAATCGCATCGAATCGGCGGGAGTGATTCTTCCCCTGTCAAGGGACAGCGTGAGCCGTTTCGGCACCCGCCATCTGGCGGCCCTCGGGATCACGGAACGCTTCGATCGCTGCATCTGCATCGTTGTGTCGGAAGAAACAGGCACGCTGTCTCTGGCGAACCAGGGCAAGCTGGAACGACCGATCACCAGTTCACGCCTCCAGGAACTGCTCAGGGAGCTGTTCAGCACCGCCGAATCGATGCCGCCAGCACGGCGTACGGTGGGTAGCGCTCCGTCCGAATCGCTGTCTTGA
- a CDS encoding isoprenyl transferase gives MSRPPATSTDTADRSLLPADLDPGRLPQHVALIMDGNGRWAKSRGLPRVMGHRAGVEALKATLRLCSDWGIQALTAYAFSTENWSRPGEEVNFLMTLFERVLQAELQALEAEQVRIRFLGDLKALPQKLQELIADATARTAGNNGIHFNVCTNYGGRRELVHAAQRLAQRAAAGELDPDSIDENSIAAELFTAGEQDPDLLIRTSGEYRISNFLLWQLAYAEIHVTDVLWPDFNADALKAALLDFQRRHRRFGGLDPIRP, from the coding sequence TTGAGCCGCCCTCCGGCCACCAGCACTGACACGGCCGATCGTTCGCTTCTGCCTGCGGACCTCGACCCGGGTCGGCTCCCGCAACACGTGGCCCTGATCATGGATGGCAATGGTCGCTGGGCGAAATCCCGCGGTTTGCCCCGCGTGATGGGGCATCGGGCTGGGGTTGAAGCGCTGAAAGCCACTCTGCGACTGTGCAGCGACTGGGGAATCCAAGCCCTCACGGCCTACGCCTTCTCCACAGAGAACTGGTCGCGCCCAGGGGAGGAAGTGAACTTCCTGATGACCCTGTTCGAACGGGTGCTGCAGGCCGAACTGCAGGCGCTCGAGGCCGAACAGGTGCGGATTCGCTTTCTCGGCGATCTGAAGGCCCTGCCCCAGAAACTGCAGGAGCTGATTGCCGATGCCACGGCCCGGACGGCGGGAAACAACGGCATTCACTTCAACGTGTGTACCAACTACGGCGGCCGACGGGAGCTGGTGCACGCCGCTCAGCGTCTGGCCCAACGCGCTGCTGCCGGGGAGCTGGACCCCGACAGCATCGACGAGAACAGCATCGCCGCCGAACTGTTCACGGCTGGCGAACAGGATCCCGATCTATTGATCCGCACCAGCGGCGAATACCGGATCAGCAATTTCCTGCTCTGGCAACTGGCCTACGCCGAGATTCACGTCACCGATGTGCTCTGGCCTGACTTCAATGCCGATGCACTGAAAGCCGCCCTGCTCGATTTCCAACGTCGCCACCGCCGCTTCGGCGGTCTTGATCCGATCCGCCCATGA
- the rimI gene encoding ribosomal protein S18-alanine N-acetyltransferase, whose product MAASKGNLGIDPAGGEPTAQILRLDPSWQQACLALDQRALNGLWTAEQWRRELDDPRRLCIGLVQPEALLGVACGWMVADELHITAVAVDPDRRRSGHGGVLLKALLQRARQHGAVHATLEVASDNVAALALYAKAGFRTAGTRSGYYSDGRDALIQWCRIPSAPSPTSAA is encoded by the coding sequence GTGGCGGCGTCGAAGGGCAATCTAGGAATCGACCCTGCAGGGGGCGAACCGACTGCGCAGATCCTGCGCCTTGACCCGTCCTGGCAGCAAGCCTGTCTGGCACTGGATCAACGGGCTCTCAACGGCCTCTGGACTGCAGAACAATGGCGGCGTGAGCTGGACGACCCCCGGCGCCTCTGCATCGGTCTTGTGCAGCCCGAAGCCCTATTGGGGGTGGCTTGCGGCTGGATGGTGGCCGATGAACTGCACATCACGGCGGTGGCTGTGGATCCCGACAGGCGTCGCAGCGGCCATGGAGGTGTGCTTTTGAAAGCACTGTTGCAACGGGCACGACAGCACGGTGCCGTGCACGCCACCCTCGAGGTGGCCAGCGACAACGTTGCCGCTCTGGCGCTTTACGCCAAAGCCGGTTTCCGCACCGCAGGCACCCGTTCCGGGTACTACTCCGATGGTCGCGACGCCCTCATTCAGTGGTGTCGCATCCCGTCAGCGCCGTCGCCCACGTCGGCGGCTTGA
- the lysA gene encoding diaminopimelate decarboxylase, whose amino-acid sequence MTQTITSQRPFEANRDAESPNRNLTPITTELDDTDRLVVGGCRLSDLAERYGTPLYVLDEATVRATCRAYRQALEKHYAGPSLPIYASKANSSLVMSSLAASEGLGLDAVSAGELLTALRGGMPGERMVLHGNNKSDEELLLAYANKVTIVVDNQHDLDRLAELVPAGAEPARLMLRFTPGIECHTHEYIRTGHLDSKFGFDPDQVESVLRSLVGQPWAQLTGLHAHIGSQIFELEPHRDLAAVMADKLKLARDLGHPVSDLNVGGGLGIRYVESDDPPSIEQWIQVVAEAVTTACQERGLELPRLMCEPGRSLVATAGVTLYSVGSRKTIPNVRTYVAIDGGMSDNPRPITYQSLYTCCLADRPLAKPDESVNLVGKHCESGDVLLKDLPLPTTESGDIVTVFATGAYNASMSSNYNRIPRPAAVLVHDGAAELVQKREQPDDLLRYDVLPERFNALR is encoded by the coding sequence GTGACCCAAACCATCACCAGTCAACGGCCCTTCGAGGCCAACCGGGATGCGGAGAGCCCCAATCGCAACCTGACCCCGATCACCACAGAACTCGACGACACCGACCGTCTTGTTGTGGGCGGGTGTCGTCTTAGCGATCTGGCCGAGCGTTACGGCACACCGTTGTATGTGCTGGATGAAGCCACCGTTCGGGCCACGTGCCGGGCCTACCGCCAGGCCCTGGAAAAGCATTACGCCGGGCCATCCCTGCCGATCTACGCCTCCAAGGCCAACAGCTCTCTGGTGATGAGCAGCCTGGCGGCCTCCGAGGGGCTGGGTCTGGATGCGGTGTCAGCCGGTGAACTGCTGACCGCACTGCGCGGTGGGATGCCCGGAGAGCGGATGGTGCTGCACGGCAACAACAAATCCGACGAGGAGCTGCTGCTCGCGTACGCCAACAAGGTGACGATCGTTGTGGACAACCAGCACGATCTCGATCGCCTCGCCGAACTGGTGCCCGCTGGAGCCGAACCGGCTCGCCTGATGCTGCGCTTCACCCCAGGCATCGAGTGCCACACGCACGAATACATCCGCACCGGTCACCTGGACAGCAAGTTCGGCTTCGATCCCGACCAGGTGGAGTCCGTGCTGCGCAGCCTGGTGGGACAGCCCTGGGCCCAACTCACCGGGCTGCACGCCCACATCGGATCCCAGATTTTTGAACTCGAGCCCCACCGGGATCTGGCGGCGGTGATGGCCGACAAGCTGAAACTGGCCCGTGACCTGGGCCATCCCGTGAGCGACCTCAACGTGGGCGGCGGCCTGGGAATTCGCTACGTGGAGTCGGACGACCCCCCGAGCATTGAGCAGTGGATCCAGGTGGTAGCCGAAGCCGTCACCACCGCTTGCCAGGAACGGGGCCTCGAGCTGCCACGGTTGATGTGCGAACCGGGCCGTTCCCTGGTGGCGACCGCCGGCGTGACCCTGTACTCGGTGGGCTCGCGCAAAACGATCCCGAACGTGCGCACCTACGTGGCCATCGACGGTGGCATGAGCGACAACCCTCGCCCGATCACTTACCAGTCGCTCTACACCTGCTGCCTGGCCGATCGCCCCCTGGCCAAGCCAGACGAAAGCGTGAACCTGGTGGGCAAGCACTGCGAATCCGGCGATGTGCTGCTGAAGGACCTGCCCCTGCCCACCACCGAGAGCGGTGACATCGTCACCGTGTTTGCCACCGGTGCCTACAACGCCTCGATGAGTTCGAACTACAACCGGATCCCGAGGCCCGCTGCCGTTCTGGTGCACGACGGGGCAGCTGAACTGGTGCAGAAGCGGGAGCAGCCGGATGACCTGCTGCGCTACGACGTTTTGCCAGAACGATTCAACGCGTTACGTTGA
- a CDS encoding rhodanese-related sulfurtransferase — MDPSNLEPVLAKDSRLLVAAFYAFTPLDEERREALLTSLPSLAREGSVLGSVLVAHEGVNGTISGPEHGVDALLDHLRASLDLGDDHYARLEVKRSWAEQPVFRRFKARRKKEIVTIGVASVDPSASVGTYVEPEHWNALVDDPDTLVIDTRNSYETAIGSFEGAIDPSTESFRDFPHWAESTLRPLIEEQGSKRIAMFCTGGIRCEKASSYLQQRGFGEVHHLRGGILKYLEQVPEAESRWQGECFVFDQRVALNHRLEPGEHSLCHACGLPVSAQQRELPSYIKGVQCVHCVDRFSDADRERFAMRQLQIDQSQIDQPQIDQHNIDQQQA, encoded by the coding sequence GTGGATCCAAGCAACCTGGAGCCTGTGCTGGCCAAGGACAGCCGACTCCTGGTGGCTGCGTTCTATGCCTTCACGCCGCTGGATGAGGAGCGTCGGGAGGCATTGCTGACCAGCTTGCCGAGCCTGGCTCGCGAAGGCAGCGTGCTCGGATCTGTGTTGGTGGCCCATGAAGGGGTGAACGGCACGATCAGCGGACCAGAGCACGGCGTTGACGCGCTGCTGGATCACCTGCGTGCCTCGTTGGATCTGGGCGACGACCACTACGCACGGCTCGAGGTGAAGCGCAGCTGGGCCGAACAACCGGTGTTCCGCCGTTTCAAGGCCCGCCGCAAAAAGGAAATCGTGACCATCGGCGTGGCCAGCGTGGATCCCAGCGCCAGCGTGGGCACCTATGTGGAACCCGAACACTGGAATGCCCTGGTGGATGATCCCGACACCCTGGTGATCGACACCCGCAACAGCTACGAAACGGCGATCGGCAGCTTCGAGGGGGCCATCGACCCCAGCACCGAGAGCTTCCGCGACTTCCCGCACTGGGCAGAGTCCACGCTGCGGCCCCTGATCGAAGAGCAGGGCAGCAAGCGCATCGCCATGTTCTGCACCGGCGGGATTCGCTGCGAAAAAGCCAGCAGCTACCTGCAGCAACGGGGTTTCGGGGAGGTGCACCACCTGCGGGGCGGCATCCTCAAGTACCTCGAGCAGGTGCCGGAAGCCGAGAGCCGCTGGCAAGGGGAGTGCTTTGTTTTTGATCAACGGGTGGCGTTGAACCACCGGCTGGAACCTGGAGAGCACAGCCTTTGCCACGCCTGCGGCCTGCCGGTGTCAGCCCAGCAACGCGAACTGCCGAGCTACATCAAGGGGGTGCAGTGCGTGCACTGCGTGGATCGCTTCAGCGATGCCGACCGGGAACGCTTCGCCATGCGGCAACTCCAAATCGATCAAAGCCAGATTGATCAACCCCAGATCGACCAACACAACATCGACCAGCAGCAGGCCTGA
- a CDS encoding ATP-dependent Clp protease ATP-binding subunit, with protein MFERFTEKAIKVIMLAQEEARRLGHNFVGTEQILLGLIGEGTGVAAKVLKSMGVNLKDARVEVEKIIGRGSGFVAVEIPFTPRAKRVLELSLEEARQLGHNYIGTEHLLLGLIREGEGVAARVLENLGVDLAKVRTQVIRMLGETAEVSAGGGGGGAKGSTKTPTLDEFGNNLTQLATEAKLDPVVGRHNEIDRVIQILGRRTKNNPVLIGEPGVGKTAIAEGLAQRIQQGDIPDILEDKRVLTLDIGLLVAGTKYRGEFEERLKKIMEEIKAAGNVILVIDEVHTLIGAGAAEGAIDAANILKPALARGELQCIGATTLDEYRKHIERDAALERRFQPVNVGEPSIDDTIEILRGLRERYEQHHRLKITDDALVAAATLGDRYISDRFLPDKAIDLIDEAGSRVRLLNSKLPPAAKEVDKELRSVQKEKEDAVRDQDFTKAGELREKEVELREQIRSLLQANKDEVKADATSESGETSATEAPASDSSPMVNEEDIAQIVASWTGVPVQKLTESESVKLLNMEETLHKRLIGQDEAVKAVSKAIRRARVGLKNPNRPIASFIFSGPTGVGKTELTKALATYFFGSEEAMIRLDMSEFMERHTVSKLIGSPPGYVGFNEGGQLTEAVRRRPYTVVLFDEIEKAHPDVFNLLLQLLEDGRLTDSKGRTVDFKNTLIIMTSNIGSKVIEKGGGGLGFEFSGESAEESQYTRIRSLVNEELKQYFRPEFLNRLDEIIVFRQLNRDEVKEIAEIMLKEVFGRMGEKGITLTVSDAFKERLVEEGYNPAYGARPLRRAVMRLLEDSLAEEVLSGRIKDGDHAEVDVDENKKVVVRHKGQVDTAPQLAGAIV; from the coding sequence ATGTTTGAACGCTTCACCGAGAAGGCCATCAAGGTGATCATGCTGGCCCAGGAAGAGGCCCGCAGACTTGGTCACAACTTTGTTGGTACCGAACAAATCCTCCTCGGCCTGATTGGCGAAGGAACGGGGGTTGCCGCCAAGGTGCTCAAGTCCATGGGGGTGAACCTCAAGGATGCCCGGGTTGAAGTTGAGAAAATCATCGGCCGTGGATCCGGCTTTGTCGCTGTTGAGATCCCCTTCACACCCCGCGCCAAGCGCGTCCTTGAGCTGTCTCTGGAAGAGGCCCGTCAGCTCGGTCACAACTACATCGGCACAGAGCACCTGCTGCTCGGTCTGATCCGTGAGGGCGAAGGTGTCGCTGCCCGTGTGCTGGAGAACCTTGGCGTCGACCTGGCCAAGGTGCGCACCCAGGTGATCCGCATGCTCGGTGAAACCGCTGAAGTCTCCGCCGGCGGCGGTGGCGGCGGTGCCAAGGGATCCACCAAAACCCCCACCCTCGACGAGTTCGGCAACAACCTCACCCAGCTCGCCACCGAAGCCAAGCTCGACCCGGTGGTGGGTCGTCACAACGAAATCGATCGCGTCATCCAGATCCTGGGTCGCCGCACCAAGAACAATCCCGTTCTGATCGGCGAGCCCGGTGTCGGTAAGACCGCCATCGCTGAAGGTCTTGCCCAGCGCATTCAGCAGGGCGACATTCCCGACATCCTTGAAGACAAGCGCGTCCTGACCCTGGATATCGGTCTGCTGGTGGCCGGCACCAAGTACCGAGGTGAGTTCGAAGAGCGCCTCAAGAAGATCATGGAGGAGATCAAGGCGGCCGGCAACGTGATCCTCGTGATCGACGAGGTGCACACCCTGATCGGTGCCGGTGCTGCTGAGGGGGCGATCGACGCCGCCAACATCCTCAAGCCGGCCCTCGCCCGCGGTGAGCTGCAGTGCATCGGTGCCACCACCCTCGATGAGTACCGCAAGCACATCGAACGGGACGCCGCCCTGGAGCGCCGTTTCCAGCCGGTGAATGTGGGAGAGCCGTCCATCGACGACACCATCGAAATCCTGCGTGGCTTGCGCGAGCGTTACGAGCAGCACCACCGCCTCAAGATCACCGACGACGCCCTTGTGGCAGCGGCAACCCTCGGAGATCGCTACATCTCGGATCGCTTCCTGCCCGACAAGGCCATCGACCTGATCGATGAAGCCGGTTCCCGCGTGCGTCTGCTCAATTCGAAGCTGCCCCCCGCAGCCAAGGAAGTGGACAAGGAACTGCGTTCCGTCCAGAAGGAAAAGGAAGATGCCGTCCGCGATCAGGACTTCACCAAAGCCGGTGAACTGCGCGAGAAGGAAGTGGAACTGCGGGAGCAGATCCGTTCTCTGCTTCAGGCCAACAAGGACGAGGTCAAGGCTGACGCAACCTCCGAATCCGGTGAAACATCTGCAACAGAAGCGCCTGCTTCGGACAGCTCACCGATGGTGAACGAGGAGGACATCGCCCAGATCGTCGCCTCCTGGACCGGTGTTCCGGTGCAGAAGCTCACCGAGAGCGAGTCGGTCAAGCTGCTCAACATGGAGGAAACCCTCCACAAGCGCCTGATCGGTCAGGACGAAGCCGTCAAGGCGGTGTCCAAGGCCATCCGCCGTGCTCGGGTCGGTTTGAAGAACCCCAACCGCCCGATCGCCAGCTTCATCTTCTCCGGCCCCACCGGTGTGGGTAAAACCGAGCTCACCAAAGCTCTGGCCACCTACTTCTTCGGCAGCGAAGAGGCGATGATCCGGCTCGACATGTCGGAATTCATGGAGCGCCACACGGTCAGCAAGCTGATCGGCTCGCCTCCGGGCTATGTGGGCTTCAACGAAGGCGGCCAGCTCACCGAAGCGGTGCGTCGTCGGCCTTACACCGTGGTGCTCTTCGACGAAATCGAAAAGGCACACCCCGACGTGTTCAACCTGCTGCTGCAGCTCCTCGAAGACGGCCGTCTGACCGATTCCAAGGGCCGCACGGTCGACTTCAAGAACACCCTGATCATCATGACCTCGAACATCGGTTCGAAGGTGATCGAGAAGGGTGGCGGCGGCCTCGGCTTCGAGTTCTCCGGTGAGAGCGCTGAGGAGTCTCAGTACACCCGGATCCGTTCCCTGGTGAATGAGGAGCTCAAGCAGTACTTCCGGCCTGAATTCCTCAATCGTCTCGACGAAATCATTGTCTTCCGTCAGCTCAACCGCGACGAGGTCAAGGAGATCGCCGAGATCATGCTCAAGGAGGTCTTTGGCCGCATGGGCGAGAAGGGCATCACCCTCACCGTGTCCGATGCCTTCAAGGAGCGTCTGGTGGAGGAGGGTTACAACCCTGCCTATGGCGCACGTCCGCTGCGTCGGGCTGTCATGCGTCTTCTCGAGGATTCCCTCGCCGAAGAGGTGTTGTCTGGTCGGATCAAGGACGGCGACCACGCCGAAGTGGATGTCGATGAGAACAAGAAGGTGGTGGTCCGCCATAAAGGTCAGGTGGACACGGCACCGCAACTCGCCGGTGCCATCGTCTGA
- the bioB gene encoding biotin synthase BioB, translating to MTLSIRHDWTTEEIQTLLELPLMELLWQAQTVHREANPGYRVQLASLLSVKTGGCEEDCAYCSQSIHNSSDVTAFEAQMQVEPVLQRARAAKEAGADRFCMGWAWREIRDGAPFEAMLEMVRGVRGMGMEACVTAGMLTDQQAERLAEAGLTAYNHNLDTSPEHYDRIISTRTYQERLETLQRVRKAGVTLCCGGIIGMGETLRDRASMLQVLASMNPHPESVPVNGLVAVEGTPLEEQAPFEALELVRMVATARILMPHARVRLSAGRESMSREAQILCLQAGADSIFYGDILLTTGNPDVEADRQLLADAGVTANWQEGAAAPASCSPR from the coding sequence ATGACCCTCAGCATCCGCCACGACTGGACCACCGAGGAGATCCAGACCCTGCTGGAACTTCCCTTGATGGAGCTGCTCTGGCAGGCCCAAACCGTGCATCGGGAAGCCAACCCGGGCTACCGGGTGCAGCTGGCCTCGCTGCTGAGCGTGAAAACGGGGGGCTGCGAAGAAGACTGTGCCTACTGCTCTCAGTCGATCCACAACAGCAGTGACGTGACGGCCTTTGAAGCCCAGATGCAGGTGGAGCCGGTGCTTCAGCGGGCCCGGGCCGCCAAGGAAGCCGGTGCTGACCGCTTCTGCATGGGCTGGGCCTGGCGGGAGATCCGCGATGGCGCTCCCTTTGAGGCGATGCTCGAGATGGTGCGAGGGGTGCGCGGCATGGGGATGGAAGCCTGCGTGACCGCGGGGATGCTCACCGACCAGCAGGCGGAACGGTTGGCAGAAGCCGGCCTCACGGCCTACAACCACAACCTCGACACCAGCCCCGAGCACTACGACCGGATCATCTCCACCCGCACCTATCAGGAGCGACTGGAAACCCTGCAAAGGGTGCGCAAGGCCGGCGTCACCCTCTGCTGCGGCGGCATCATCGGCATGGGTGAAACCCTGCGGGACCGCGCCTCCATGCTGCAGGTGCTGGCCAGCATGAACCCCCATCCCGAAAGCGTTCCGGTGAACGGGCTGGTGGCGGTGGAAGGCACCCCCTTGGAAGAGCAGGCTCCCTTCGAAGCGCTGGAGCTGGTGCGGATGGTGGCGACGGCAAGGATCCTGATGCCCCATGCCCGGGTGCGGTTGAGCGCCGGCCGTGAATCGATGAGCCGGGAAGCGCAGATCCTCTGCCTCCAGGCGGGGGCCGATTCGATCTTCTACGGCGATATTCTGCTCACCACCGGCAACCCGGACGTGGAGGCCGACCGCCAACTGCTCGCCGATGCGGGGGTGACCGCCAACTGGCAGGAGGGCGCGGCGGCTCCGGCCAGCTGCTCGCCCCGTTGA